One Melanotaenia boesemani isolate fMelBoe1 chromosome 8, fMelBoe1.pri, whole genome shotgun sequence DNA segment encodes these proteins:
- the LOC121644753 gene encoding LOW QUALITY PROTEIN: phospholipid scramblase family member 5 (The sequence of the model RefSeq protein was modified relative to this genomic sequence to represent the inferred CDS: inserted 1 base in 1 codon) produces MQGGSLIMLSTMSAVTNQPLPFGPLEREKHIQVVFKAFKSHCGPTCECQTHLAGPKSHQATPGCDSEDQQTHQRGMEKGSMQPSRSLKRLKVEEQKLEDAAGLNFMSVLETVRQIHITARPELQGPQCVSRRVFSITTGGSRSQMFVAVEESSCVCFQCCGPARACFLQGFDYQGRQVFFFERPMRVDACCLGCCLMEMRAYSPEKNLIGTVYQRWSMFTPLLEVCDPEGASTIRIQGSCCPCRCFSNQQFQIVSNVGEKIGKIWKKWPGFNDDRNMDHEXFGLEVPLSLASHNKLLLLAATFLLNYMFFEMS; encoded by the exons ATGCAAGGAGGTTCACTAATAATG ctgagcACCATGTCAGCAGTGACCAATCAGCCTCTTCCCTTTGGTCCACTTGAGAGAGAGAAGCACATCCAGGTGGTTTTCAAAGCTTTCAAGAGCCACTGTGGGCCTACTTGTGAGTGTCAGACTCACTTAGCTGGACCCAAATCCCACCAAGCGACTCCAGGTTGTGACTCTGAAGACCAACAGACCCATCAGAGGGGGATGGAGAAAGGTAGCATGCAGCCATCCAGGTCGCTAAagaggctgaaggtggaggagcAGAAACTGGAAGATGCAGCAGGACTGAACTTTATGTCTGTCCTTGAAACAGTCAGACAGATTCACATCACTGCCAGACCAGAGCTGCAAG GCCCACAATGTGTTTCTAGGAGGGTTTTCAGCATCACCACAGGAGGCAGCAGGTCACAGATGTTTGTGGCTGTGGAAG agagtTCATGTGTATGCTTCCAGTGTTGCGGCCCAGCTCGGGCCTGTTTCCTGCAGGGCTTTGACTATCAGGGCCGCCAGGTCTTTTTCTTTGAACGGCCAATGAGGGTGGATGCCTGCTGCCTCGGATGCTGCCTGATGGAGATGAGAGCCTACTCGCCTGAAAAGAATCTCATTGGAACAGTATATCAAAG GTGGAGCATGTTCACCCCTCTCCTGGAAGTGTGCGATCCAGAAGGAGCATCTACAATCAGAATCCAAGGCTCCTGCTGCCCGTGTCGCTGCTTCTCCAACCAGCAGTTCCAG ATTGTCTCCAACGTTGGTGAAAAAATAGGCAAAATATGGAAAAAGTGGCCTGGTTTCAATGATGATCGCAACATGGACCACG TTTTTGGATTGGAGG TGCCACTGAGTTTGGCGTCACACAACAAACTCCTGCTTCTGGCAGCCACTTTCTTATTG AATTACATGTTCTTTGAGATGAGC
- the chrng gene encoding acetylcholine receptor subunit gamma has translation MYLISDHNRGCKHTHTLMDLGPLRTLSLFVRVLLMSATASAVNLEGELFKDLMNGYNKNVRPMEESGDVTQVFIKMTLTNLISLNEKEEALTTSVWIEMKWCDYRLRWDQPPRSTLYGNITSELRVPSKSIWLPDVILENNVDGQFEVALYCNALVSPNGCVYWLPPAIYRSACAITVNYFPFDWQNCTMVFRSRTYSANEIELVLKEEDNHTLEWVDIDPEAFTENGEWVIKHRPAKKVINSQYTKDELEYQEVCFFLIIQRKPLFYIINIIVPCVLFSSLGLLVYYLPAKAGGQKCTMSIVMLLGQTVFLFLIAKKVPETSKAVPLIGKYLMFVMSVTTMVVMNCVIVLNVSLRTPNTHIMTDKVRKILLNIIPRLLRMQMQRWTPDSDGDSKPLSKDGVPDRRRSSVTVITKAEEYLMKTARSELMFASLKDRNGLVKSVLEKLHDGIKGGTAEQLGTSLAQASPELKQCVASCKHIAETARQQSNFQSENEEWFLVARVIDRVCFIVMVLVFFIGTTGIFLMGHFNQPPSSPFLEDPKKYLPPLKNITLG, from the exons ATGTATCTTATTAGTGATCACAACAGAgggtgcaaacacacacacacactgatggatcTTGGACCTCTACGCACTCTGTCACTCTTTGTAAGAGTGTTATTGATGTCTGCCACAG CGTCAGCAGTCAACCTTGAGGGGGaactttttaaagatttgatGAATGGCTACAACAAGAATGTCCGGCCAATGGAGGAAAGTGGAGACGTCACCCAGGTCTTCATCAAGATGACGCTTACTAACCTCATCTCTCTG AATGAGAAGGAGGAGGCTCTGACGACCAGCGTCTGGATTGAAATG AAATGGTGTGACTACAGGCTCAGATGGGACCAGCCACCTAGATCAACTCTGTATGGGAACATAACATCTGAACTACGTGTCCCGTCCAAAAGCATCTGGCTGCCTGATGTCATACTAGAGAACAA TGTGGATGGACAGTTTGAGGTAGCACTTTACTGTAATGCTCTGGTGTCTCCTAATGGATGTGTGTACTGGCTGCCTCCTGCCATCTACCGCAGCGCATGTGCAATAACAGTGAACTACTTTCCCTTTGACTGGCAAAACTGCACCATGGTATTTCG CTCCCGAACTTACAGCGCCAATGAGATTGAGCTGGTTCTCAAGGAGGAGGACAACCACACACTAGAGTGGGTGGATATCGACCCAGAGGCGTTCACAG AGAATGGAGAGTGGGTCATCAAACACAGACCAGCCAAGAAGGTGATCAACAGTCAGTACACCAAAGATGAGCTGGAGTACCAGGAAGTATGTTTCTTCCTCATCATTCAGAGAAAGCCCCTTTTctacatcatcaacatcattgTTCCATGTGTGCTCTTCTCCTCCCTTGGCCTGCTGGTTTACTACTTACCTGCCAAAG CTGGTGGACAGAAGTGCACTATGTCTATTGTCATGCTTCTGGGACAGACAGTGTTCCTCTTCCTCATCGCTAAGAAGGTTCCAGAAACTTCAAAAGCAGTGCCTCTTATCGGAAA GTATCTGATGTTTGTGATGTCAGTGACCACCATGGTTGTGATGAACTGTGTGATAGTCCTCAATGTCTCCCTGAGAACCCCAAACACCCACATCATGACGGACAAGGTTCGAAAG ATCCTCCTGAACATTATACCTCGGCTACTGCGGATGCAGATGCAACGCTGGACGCCAGACAGTGACGGTGACTCAAAACCTCTTTCCAAAGATGGAGTCCCCGATCGACGGCGCAGCTCCGTCACTGTTATTACCAAGGCTGAAGAATATTTGATGAAAACTGCTCGATCTGAACTCATGTTTGCCAGCCTCAAAGACAGAAATGGATTGGTGAAATCAGTGTTGGAGAAGCTCC ATGATGGGATAAAGGGAGGTACAGCTGAACAGCTTGGTACCAGTCTGGCGCAGGCCTCTCCAGAACTGAAGCAGTGTGTGGCCTCATGTAAGCACATAGCTGAGACTGCAAGACAGCAGAGCAACTTCCAAAGT GAAAATGAAGAATGGTTCCTGGTTGCCCGGGTGATCGATAGGGTTTGCTTTATTGTAATGGTGCTAGTGTTCTTCATTGGCACTACTGGGATCTTCCTGATGGGCCATTTCAACCAGCCGCCCTCCTCACCTTTCCTTGAGGATCCAAAGAAGTATCTCCCTCCATTAAAGAATATCACACTTGGGTAA
- the prss56 gene encoding serine protease 56: MVLLLISLLLMGLDCLLGAPTSREVYRMPQSTLKAQRGAVGPAARLKKPQQRAEPLSDRGTVVLEAAMASALSTLERASSERSRAEANCRGCVPCLFQNCGQLSGSCSSPSGALSEPSCDIISKAQKLQGEAERSWALSQACAYYQHRCPPSELDSESCIRIMAAVCGQRSPTVQNTTQPRFRIVGGSPAPPGSWPWLVNLQVDGGLMCGGVLVDSSWVVTAAHCFAGSHSESYWTAVVGEFDITKTDPDEQVLKVNRIIPHPKFNPKTFNNDIALVELTSPVVLSEHVTPVCLPSGMEPPTGSPCLVAGWGSLYEDGPSADVVMEAKVPLLPQSTCKSALGKELVTNTMLCAGYLSGGIDSCQGDSGGPLIYQERISGRFQLYGITSWGDGCGEKGKPGVYTRVSAFSDWIQTEIQKAFGSREPTCSELLKTTEMTEEEQKSEFSSLCHFYTLTCPAGQSASTCNRMAEDKCLTRFKKCQLRSFLQTLLDLLQRAEDYIRDKVDLTFFTQTLPQLVEHIYSTAFTHTRERRDLSLSQSLAQIKEQLGGAVMPAKQGPSHAPPALFRDVGPSVDDWEKYLRNMADDMDKQHTDVFPDMSGITTKSHENNLFLQTQDSLVQQLAGDYQSVISALHTKIGFRTAPPLLHLDPVYLQEVSPNSAPFPASSTGVPVHSDLPPSSKKSQEPWSLLTVLMGEIQKLRRQDETDLEGASQSETSSSRDASPNKEWSTTSEGFTFAGNEERLEIKSSILPFSEQAATVDQQVINSAHTEASDPRYTVQPLSLHRKHRSLLDKRQIPGAMGKVCPGLRESSLQVSLIRDSYSWVLNIPSKNLQMNFQEVLVDLNTKNDRGLYQARIKAVVGGRALTFYSLVGLENDSFYRSVPRIIALALEALKT, translated from the exons ATGGTGTTGCTGCTGATATCACTGCTGCTTATGGGGCTGGACTGTTTGCTGGGTGCCCCAACAAGTAGAGAGGTCTACAGGATGCCCCAAAGCACACTCAAAG CACAGAGGGGGGCTGTAGGGCCGGCGGCCCGATTGAAGAAGCCTCAACAGCGCGCTGAGC CGCTGTCTGATCGTGGGACAGTTGTTCTAGAAGCAGCCATGGCTAGTGCCCTTTCCACTCTTGAGCGGGCATCTTCAGAGAGAAGTCGGGCTGAGGCAAACTGTCGAGGCTGTGTTCCCTGTCTGTTTCAGAACTGTGGACAGCTGTCTGGGTCTTGCT CATCTCCTTCTGGTGCTTTATCAGAGCCCAGCTGTGATATAATCAGTAAGGCTCAGAAGCTTCAAGGTGAGGCAGAGCGGAGCTGGGCTCTGAGTCAGGCCTGTGCGTACTATCAGCATCGCTGCCCACCCAGTGAACTTGACAGTGAAAGCTGCATAAGGATCATGG CAGCAGTGTGTGGTCAGCGGTCGCCCACGGTGCAAAACACCACACAGCCACGCTTCAGGATTGTGGGTGGCTCCCCTGCACCTCCAGGCAGCTGGCCCTGGCTAGTTAACCTGCAAGTTGATGGCGGGCTGATGTGCGGAGGTGTCCTCGTGGACAGCTCCTGGGTGGTCACTGCTGCGCATTGTTTTGCTGG AAGCCACAGTGAGAGCTACTGGACAGCTGTAGTGGGGGAGTTTGACATCACCAAGACTGACCCTGATGAGCAGGTTCTTAAAGTGAACCGCATCATTCCCCATCCtaag TTTAAcccaaaaacatttaacaatgaTATAGCCTTGGTGGAGCTGACATCCCCAGTGGTCCTGTCAGAACATGTCACCCCAGTGTGTCTCCCTTCTGGCATGGAGCCCCCCACTGGCAGCCCATGTCTAGTGGCAGGCTGGGGATCCCTCTATGAAG aTGGCCCATCTGctgatgtggtgatggaggCCAAGGTACCCTTGCTGCCTCAAAGCACCTGCAAGAGTGCCCTTGGCAAAGAACTAGTCACCAACACAATGCTTTGTGCTGGCTATCTTTCCGGAGGCATAGACTCCTGTCAG GGAGATTCTGGTGGCCCTCTGATTTACCAGGAACGAATTTCAGGTCGCTTCCAGCTTTATGGCATCACCTCCTGGGGAGACGGCTGTGGGGAGAAAGGCAAGCCTGGAGTTTACACCCGAGTGTCTGCATTTTCTGACTGGATTCAGACCGAAATTCAGA AGGCATTTGGGAGTCGGGAGCCAACATGCTCAGAGCTGctgaaaacaactgaaatgacGGAGGAGGAACAGAAATCCGAGTTTAGCTCTCTGTGTCATTTCTACACCCTGACCTGCCCTGCTGGTCAGTCTGCCAGTACTTGTAACCGAATGGCTGAGGACAAATGTCTCACCCGCTTCAAGAAATGTC AGTTGCGATCATTCCTGCAGACCCTCTTGGACTTGCTCCAGAGGGCTGAGGACTACATCAGAGACAAAGTAGACTTGACTTTCTTCACCCAGACTCTGCCTCAGCTTGTGGAGCATATCTACAGCACAGCTTTCACTCACACCAGAGAGAGGAGGGACCTCAGCCTGAGCCAAAGTCTTGCACAGATTAAAG AACAGCTAGGTGGAGCTGTGATGCCAGCAAAACAAGGTCCCTCTCACGCTCCACCAGCTTTATTCAGAGATGTCGGACCATCAGTGGATGACTGGGAGAAATACCTGAGAAACATGGCAGACGATATGGATAAACAACACACTGATGTTTTTCCAGATATGTCAGGCATCACAACAAAAAGTCACGAGAACAACCTTTTTTTACAG ACTCAGGATTCCTTGGTCCAACAGCTGGCGGGAGATTATCAGTCTGTTATTTCGGCTCTTCACACTAAAATTGGCTTCAGAACTGCTCCTCCACTCCTGCACTTGGATCCAGTCTACCTCCAGGAGGTCTCTCCTAACAGTGCCCCTTTTCCTGCTTCTTCCACTGGAGTGCCAGTCCACAGCGATCTGCCCCCTTCCTCCAAGAAATCCCAGGAGCCTTGGTCACTTCTGACAGTCTTGATGGGTGAAATTCAAAAATTAAGAAGACAAGATGAGACTGATTTAGAAGGCGCATCACAAAGTGAAACCTCATCCAGCAGAGATGCTTCTCCTAACAAAGAGTGGAGCACGACATCAGAGGGTTTTACATTTGCTGGGAATGAGGAAAGATTAGAAATAAAATCTTCAATATTACCGTTTTCAGAACAGGCGGCCACTGTTGACCAGCAAGTCATCAATAGCGCTCACACAGAGGCCTCTGATCCCAGATATACTGTTCAGCCTTTAAGTCTTCACAGAAAACACAGGAGTCTTCTCGACAAGAGGCAAATACCTGGCGCAATGGGGAAAG TTTGTCCTGGATTGAGAGAATCTTCACTACAAGTCAGTCTTATCAGAGACTCCTACAGCTGGGTCCTAAACATCCCGAGCAAGAATCTACAAATGAACTTCCAAGAG GTGTTAGTTGATCTGAACACTAAGAATGATCGAGGACTTTACCAGGCACGGATAAAAGCTGTAGTTGGAGGACGAGCATTGACCTTCTACAGTCTTGTGGGCCTGGAGAATGACTCGTTCTACCGCAGTGTGCCGAGGATCATCGCTTTGGCACTCGAGGCTCTCAAAACTTAA